In Argiope bruennichi chromosome 4, qqArgBrue1.1, whole genome shotgun sequence, a single window of DNA contains:
- the LOC129966638 gene encoding uncharacterized protein LOC129966638: MFRFLAPSVAVILLWVIVDAQLGGFNIRPGFGSPLIPTFDDIQMCRDNAKGRKYQLTFKLPTETCKPYCKYENETEQMTAVDGQFCCDFVGIGPTGLCKGGVCMVGGVVGWNRQRGLETLMD, encoded by the exons ATGTTTCGCTTTTTAGCTCCTTCTGTGGCTGTTATTTTATTATgg gTCATTGTTGACGCACAACTGGGAGGTTTCAATATAAGACCAGGATTTGGCTCTCCTCTCATTCCAACTTTTGACGACATACAAATGTGCAGAGATAATGCCAAAGGACGGAAATACCAGTTGACTTTCAAG TTACCCACCGAGACTTGCAAGCCTTATTGCAAGTACGAAAACGAAACGGAACAGATGACTGCAGTAGATGGACAGTTCTGTTGCGACTTTGTTGGTATAGGTCCTACTGGA ctTTGCAAAGGTGGAGTCTGCATGGTAGGAGGTGTCGTTGGTTGGAACAGGCAAAGAGGATTGGAGACCCTCATGGATTGA